Proteins co-encoded in one Arachis stenosperma cultivar V10309 chromosome 7, arast.V10309.gnm1.PFL2, whole genome shotgun sequence genomic window:
- the LOC130939697 gene encoding uncharacterized protein LOC130939697 — MGRRASLGLMVLQDHPQSSTGETPFRLTYGVDEVILVKVGEPSPRLLLGGRSEAVEKDLVNETRQMAHLAEAAIKQRITPKVHWQSAKNKSRRRRLGPTMQRHRATNPRGRQASRKLKKSLQGKTGPRQRRLQARKIGWKRGAENMEHDKPKEVLLIRRSDHTT, encoded by the coding sequence ATGGGTAGACGAGCTAGCCTCGGTCTTATGGTCCTACAAGACCACCCCCAGTCATCCACCGGCGAAACCCCCTTTCGACTCACATACGGGGTCGACGAAGTCATCCTAGTCAAGGTCGGGGAACCAAGCCCAAGGTTACTCCTTGGAGGAAGAAGTGAAGCAGTCGAAAAGGACCTGGTCAACGAAACAAGGCAAATGGCACACCTAGCCGAAGCGGCAATAAAACAAAGGATAACCCCTAAGGTACATTGGCAAAGTGCTAAAAATAAGTCTAGGAGAAGGCGACTTGGTCCTACAATGCAACGACATAGGGCTACCAACCCCAGGGGAAGGCAAGCTAGCCGCAAACTGAAAAAGTCCTTACAGGGTAAGACAGGTCCTCGGCAAAGGAGGCTACAAGCTAGAAAAATTGGATGGAAGCGAGGTGCTGAGAACATGGAACATGACAAACCTAAAGAGGTTCTACTCATAAGAAGAAGCGACCACACGACTTGA